From the uncultured Trichococcus sp. genome, one window contains:
- the nusB gene encoding transcription antitermination factor NusB — protein MSTSRLTRREIREKALQALFQLKTNEELTPEEAIKQALLSDSEEWNSEEDVEIQDYPYLITLVHGVLDNQAAIDEAIQPYLKNWTVGRLAKADALIMQIAAYEMLLGDTEQVPQRVALNEAIEISKLYCDEQSSKFINGVLSNLIPKTENP, from the coding sequence GTGAGCACTTCCCGTTTAACCAGAAGAGAAATCAGGGAAAAGGCGCTCCAAGCGCTTTTCCAATTGAAAACGAACGAAGAATTGACCCCTGAAGAAGCCATCAAGCAAGCGTTGTTGAGCGATTCAGAGGAATGGAACAGCGAAGAGGACGTCGAGATCCAGGACTATCCTTATCTGATCACCTTAGTGCATGGCGTTTTGGATAATCAAGCGGCGATCGATGAAGCGATCCAACCTTACCTTAAGAACTGGACTGTAGGCAGATTAGCCAAAGCAGATGCTTTGATCATGCAGATCGCTGCCTACGAAATGCTCTTGGGTGATACGGAACAAGTACCTCAAAGGGTTGCGTTGAATGAAGCCATCGAAATTTCAAAGCTATATTGCGATGAACAATCGAGCAAATTCATCAATGGCGTATTGTCCAATCTCATTCCCAAAACGGAAAATCCTTAA
- a CDS encoding Asp23/Gls24 family envelope stress response protein, with product MMEETNIPLANGPAPLGEIEIAPEVIEVIAGIAANEVEGVYAMQGSFKTGVNELLGRTAHNKGVHLTVDENGLVVDVYCYIKYGASVPKVALDMQEKVKEQVLYMSNLEVSQVNVHVVGLVAPKSEDNAYLDLDTELGENA from the coding sequence ATGATGGAAGAAACAAACATTCCTTTAGCAAACGGTCCGGCTCCGCTGGGAGAGATTGAAATTGCTCCTGAAGTGATTGAAGTGATCGCTGGTATTGCAGCGAATGAAGTAGAAGGTGTTTATGCGATGCAAGGGTCTTTCAAGACCGGCGTCAATGAATTATTGGGACGCACTGCCCACAACAAAGGTGTGCATTTGACGGTAGATGAAAATGGCTTGGTGGTCGATGTGTATTGTTACATCAAATACGGGGCTTCCGTACCGAAAGTCGCTTTGGATATGCAAGAAAAAGTGAAGGAACAAGTCCTTTACATGAGCAATCTTGAAGTGTCGCAAGTGAACGTCCACGTGGTCGGCCTTGTCGCACCGAAATCCGAAGACAACGCCTATCTTGATTTGGATACAGAATTGGGGGAGAATGCGTGA
- the efp gene encoding elongation factor P, with protein MISVNDFKTGLTIEIDGGLWKVVDFQHVKPGKGAAFVRSKLKNLRTGAVQEKTFRAGEKVGKAHIANRKMQFLYESAGAYVFMDTENYEQIELNAGQIEYELNYLKENMEVNILMYESETLGVDLPNTVILRVEETEPGIKGDTASGGSKPAKMETGLMVNVPFFVNADDMLIVNTTDGSYVSRA; from the coding sequence ATGATTTCAGTAAATGATTTTAAGACAGGCCTGACGATCGAAATTGATGGAGGGTTATGGAAAGTTGTCGATTTCCAACATGTAAAGCCGGGTAAAGGCGCGGCGTTCGTCCGGTCGAAATTGAAAAATCTTCGCACAGGGGCTGTACAGGAAAAAACTTTCCGTGCGGGTGAAAAAGTCGGAAAAGCGCACATCGCAAACCGCAAAATGCAGTTTCTGTACGAGAGTGCCGGTGCTTATGTTTTCATGGACACTGAAAACTATGAACAAATCGAACTGAATGCAGGACAAATCGAATATGAATTGAACTATCTGAAAGAAAACATGGAAGTCAACATCCTGATGTATGAATCAGAAACACTTGGCGTCGATCTTCCGAACACAGTAATTCTGCGTGTGGAAGAAACTGAACCAGGCATCAAGGGCGATACAGCTTCTGGCGGGTCAAAACCTGCCAAAATGGAAACAGGCTTGATGGTGAACGTGCCATTCTTCGTGAATGCGGATGATATGCTGATCGTGAACACAACGGACGGTTCTTACGTATCCCGCGCATAA
- a CDS encoding Xaa-Pro peptidase family protein produces the protein MSRVSKLQDAIKAKKMDAMLVTSQYNLRYVSNFTGTTGLAVITQEEAFFVTDFRYTQQAASQAQGFQIIQNKGPIFEEVKKIAEEKGLASMGFEDAIMSFRSVENLEDLVTCDLVPASGIIEELREVKDEEEIKTIKRACEIADSGFMFILDRIRPGVSEIEIANHLDFHMRELGASGVSFETIVASGIRSAMPHGVASPKLIEKGDFVTLDFGCYYNGYVSDMTRTVSVGQPHAELKKIYEIVLAAQLRVNEAAKAGMTGIEVDSVSRDYISDQGYGEAFGHSNGHGIGLEIHEGPNTSQKAGKVLVPGNVITNEPGIYLAGLGGVRIEDDLVIRDNGNEILTHSPKELIIL, from the coding sequence ATGAGTAGAGTCTCAAAATTGCAGGATGCCATCAAAGCGAAGAAGATGGATGCAATGCTGGTGACAAGTCAATATAACTTACGTTATGTTTCCAATTTTACGGGTACGACCGGTCTGGCGGTCATCACCCAAGAGGAAGCTTTTTTTGTGACTGACTTCCGTTATACCCAACAGGCTGCTTCACAGGCACAGGGGTTTCAGATTATTCAGAATAAAGGGCCGATATTCGAAGAAGTGAAAAAGATAGCGGAAGAAAAGGGCCTTGCATCAATGGGGTTCGAAGACGCCATCATGTCCTTCCGCAGTGTCGAGAACTTGGAGGATTTGGTGACGTGCGATCTGGTTCCTGCTTCAGGCATCATTGAGGAATTGCGTGAAGTCAAAGATGAAGAGGAAATCAAGACCATCAAGAGGGCTTGCGAAATAGCGGATTCGGGCTTCATGTTCATCCTTGACCGTATCCGTCCGGGAGTTTCGGAAATAGAAATCGCCAACCACCTAGATTTCCACATGCGCGAATTGGGTGCGAGCGGCGTTTCTTTCGAAACGATTGTCGCCAGCGGCATCCGTTCCGCCATGCCGCATGGTGTGGCCAGTCCGAAGCTGATCGAAAAAGGCGACTTTGTAACGCTGGATTTCGGTTGTTATTACAACGGCTATGTTTCGGATATGACGCGTACGGTATCAGTTGGCCAACCCCATGCTGAATTGAAGAAAATCTACGAGATTGTTCTGGCTGCCCAACTGCGCGTGAATGAGGCAGCAAAAGCGGGCATGACCGGAATCGAAGTCGACAGTGTCTCACGTGATTACATTTCGGACCAAGGCTACGGGGAAGCTTTCGGACACTCCAACGGACATGGAATCGGCTTGGAGATACACGAGGGTCCGAACACATCGCAAAAGGCCGGAAAAGTGCTTGTACCGGGAAATGTCATCACAAATGAACCGGGCATTTATCTTGCAGGTCTGGGCGGCGTCCGGATTGAAGATGATCTTGTGATAAGGGATAACGGCAACGAGATTTTGACACATTCTCCAAAAGAATTGATTATTTTATAA
- the comGF gene encoding competence type IV pilus minor pilin ComGF — translation MKSKWKIPEQPQAGFTLLEAAFALTVNTLVLLLMMGGMEVIRTADSQMEKAQEAEWHLFLIQLEHEWEDELLVQKTSTTIRTKSKNPADMAAYTYEFRINKILRYKNGNGYHPMLLHVKTMKYEVTNEGIAIEATLSDNQTRRAHLILPKAPI, via the coding sequence ATGAAATCCAAGTGGAAGATCCCTGAACAACCGCAGGCCGGATTCACCTTGCTGGAAGCGGCTTTTGCGCTTACAGTCAATACGCTGGTGCTCCTGCTGATGATGGGAGGCATGGAGGTGATCCGCACCGCGGATAGCCAGATGGAGAAGGCGCAGGAGGCGGAATGGCACCTTTTCCTGATCCAGCTCGAGCATGAGTGGGAGGATGAGTTGTTGGTGCAGAAGACAAGCACGACAATCCGCACCAAATCGAAAAATCCGGCCGACATGGCTGCCTACACCTATGAGTTCCGGATCAACAAAATCCTCCGGTACAAAAACGGGAACGGCTATCATCCGATGTTGTTGCACGTCAAAACGATGAAATACGAGGTGACCAATGAAGGGATTGCTATCGAGGCTACGCTATCGGACAATCAGACGCGCAGAGCGCATCTCATCTTGCCGAAAGCCCCGATTTAA
- a CDS encoding prepilin-type N-terminal cleavage/methylation domain-containing protein, which translates to MHKSGFTLFESLLVLAIAAMILLLTPQLDTAADEFAFNLFLDDFLTELNSAQSYAVITGNGVNMDVVRPIDATHYAVFKDGAGSDRYINRKLLLPEGARVIQGYTGFIKGGSGYLQPNTIIMETARYRYSITIQLGSGRYEVNKAKR; encoded by the coding sequence ATGCACAAGAGCGGCTTCACTTTGTTCGAAAGCCTGTTGGTGCTGGCGATTGCAGCCATGATATTGCTGCTGACCCCGCAATTGGATACCGCGGCGGATGAATTCGCGTTCAATCTGTTTTTGGATGATTTCCTGACGGAGCTCAACTCGGCACAGAGTTACGCGGTCATCACCGGGAACGGCGTCAATATGGATGTCGTGCGCCCGATCGATGCAACGCATTACGCCGTTTTCAAAGACGGTGCCGGATCTGACCGATACATCAACCGCAAGCTGCTGTTGCCTGAAGGGGCCAGGGTGATCCAAGGCTACACGGGATTCATCAAAGGCGGCAGCGGGTATCTGCAGCCGAACACCATCATCATGGAAACGGCCCGATATCGTTATAGCATCACAATCCAACTGGGGAGCGGTCGTTATGAAGTCAACAAAGCTAAGCGATAG
- the comGC gene encoding competence type IV pilus major pilin ComGC, protein MKSIEKTLKNKEAFTLMEMVLVLFIISVLMLMIIPNVANTKKSVETKGADALAVVVQTQANMYELDTGSEAESFSVLNTEGYLSKKQMVEADAKLTITAGEVAPIVPAETP, encoded by the coding sequence ATGAAATCGATCGAAAAAACACTGAAAAACAAAGAAGCCTTCACACTTATGGAAATGGTCCTGGTCCTGTTCATCATCTCGGTGCTGATGCTGATGATCATCCCGAATGTGGCGAACACGAAAAAAAGCGTGGAGACCAAAGGCGCGGATGCCCTGGCGGTCGTCGTGCAGACCCAAGCCAATATGTATGAACTGGATACGGGATCGGAAGCGGAGAGCTTCTCCGTTTTGAATACGGAAGGGTACCTAAGCAAGAAGCAAATGGTTGAAGCGGACGCCAAACTGACGATCACCGCCGGCGAAGTGGCCCCGATCGTACCTGCAGAAACGCCGTGA
- the comGB gene encoding competence type IV pilus assembly protein ComGB translates to MDTLRKKITWRISSEKRWQAKEQAYFLRRLGELLKEGFSLSEGLAFLKMMQPKRVDDIQRMLAKLETGINLADALAGCGFSEQVVSQLRLSFLHGKLTETLLFCSDFLTEKDKQLHKLRKVLIYPLFLLVFANVMLIAIRQVLLPSLETMLVPSEEGSGLMVRIILLYLENLPLIILGTSALGAGLFLLAKSYLKKKSAFQKSLLFCRIPLFSKWVQLYYSFFFCREYAYFFRNGMQLNQIVSLMRGDEGTAWMKEISGLVEEGLLQGDSLTTIIKRYPIFKEEMGWIVYHGELTSQLPIKLSMYSEECFRLLIVDIEQKIGWLQPVLFLMVAVIVMAIYLILLMPMLSSLGGMY, encoded by the coding sequence GTGGATACATTACGGAAAAAAATTACCTGGAGAATCTCGTCTGAAAAACGTTGGCAGGCAAAAGAGCAGGCTTATTTTCTGAGGCGCTTGGGTGAATTACTGAAGGAAGGTTTTTCGTTGTCCGAAGGGCTCGCCTTTCTGAAGATGATGCAGCCTAAGCGCGTGGACGATATCCAGCGCATGCTGGCCAAACTGGAAACAGGCATCAATCTTGCGGATGCATTGGCTGGATGCGGCTTTTCAGAGCAAGTCGTATCGCAGCTTCGGCTATCCTTCCTTCACGGGAAATTGACGGAAACTTTGCTGTTTTGTTCAGACTTCCTGACGGAAAAGGACAAACAGCTGCATAAGCTCAGAAAAGTATTGATCTACCCGTTGTTTTTGCTGGTGTTCGCGAATGTGATGCTGATTGCGATCAGGCAAGTCCTGCTTCCCAGTTTGGAGACGATGCTGGTGCCCTCGGAAGAGGGTTCCGGACTGATGGTCCGCATCATCCTGCTTTACCTGGAGAATTTGCCGCTCATCATACTGGGTACGTCAGCCTTAGGTGCCGGTTTGTTCCTGTTGGCAAAAAGTTATCTGAAAAAGAAATCAGCATTCCAAAAATCGTTGCTGTTCTGCCGGATTCCGCTCTTCAGCAAATGGGTCCAACTCTATTATTCCTTTTTCTTCTGTAGGGAATATGCCTATTTCTTCCGTAATGGCATGCAGTTGAACCAAATTGTTTCGTTGATGCGCGGCGATGAAGGGACTGCCTGGATGAAGGAAATATCCGGATTGGTGGAGGAAGGGCTGCTGCAGGGCGACAGCCTGACGACGATCATCAAACGTTATCCCATCTTCAAAGAGGAGATGGGTTGGATCGTCTATCACGGCGAGCTCACCAGCCAGTTGCCGATCAAATTGAGCATGTACAGCGAAGAATGTTTCCGGCTGTTGATAGTGGACATCGAACAGAAAATCGGCTGGCTGCAGCCTGTCTTGTTTCTCATGGTCGCCGTCATCGTGATGGCGATCTATCTTATATTGTTGATGCCGATGCTTAGTTCATTAGGAGGAATGTATTGA
- the comGA gene encoding competence type IV pilus ATPase ComGA — translation MEEKAESLLADAMRLGVSDIHLLPYEDHYELFFRVSTGLSKVAVYSIEKGERLISYFKFLSNMNVGERRKPQSGAVRYRLNGKKIELRLSTIANFRYQESLVIRMLYANPGSEPGLHAFFPAQESELLELLDHKSGLVLFSGPTGSGKTTTIYHLLRRKYADEPLQIITMEDPVEIEEPLFLQAEVNEAAGITYDLLIRQCLRHHPDILVIGEIRDEETAKMVVRSALTGHLVIATIHAKESFGVLERLRELTISSEQMKQTLLAVVSQRLIAKYCPLCSGKCTIHCAHYHVNEKSAAIYEILAGKELQNHLQNKEDGKRFVTLNDKLRKAYACGYITEKNYLENLV, via the coding sequence ATGGAAGAAAAAGCAGAGAGCCTGTTGGCGGATGCGATGCGGCTGGGTGTTTCCGACATCCATCTGCTCCCTTACGAAGACCACTATGAACTCTTTTTCCGCGTGAGTACCGGATTGTCGAAAGTAGCCGTGTATTCAATCGAAAAAGGCGAACGGCTGATTTCTTATTTCAAATTCCTTTCGAACATGAATGTGGGCGAAAGGCGGAAACCGCAATCCGGAGCTGTCAGGTACCGGCTGAACGGCAAAAAAATAGAACTGAGGCTGTCCACTATCGCAAATTTCCGCTACCAAGAGTCGCTCGTGATCCGCATGCTGTATGCCAATCCGGGCTCGGAGCCGGGTTTGCACGCATTTTTCCCGGCCCAGGAGTCGGAGCTGCTCGAACTGTTGGACCACAAGAGCGGGCTGGTGCTGTTTTCCGGGCCTACCGGCTCCGGGAAAACGACCACCATCTATCATTTGCTGCGCAGAAAATATGCCGATGAACCGCTGCAGATCATTACGATGGAGGATCCGGTCGAGATCGAAGAACCGCTGTTTCTGCAGGCAGAAGTGAACGAAGCTGCGGGCATCACGTACGACTTGCTCATCCGCCAGTGCCTGCGGCATCATCCGGACATTCTCGTCATTGGCGAAATCCGGGATGAGGAAACAGCCAAAATGGTAGTGAGAAGCGCATTGACGGGGCACTTGGTGATCGCGACGATCCATGCCAAAGAGTCGTTCGGGGTATTGGAAAGGCTGCGGGAACTGACTATTTCTTCCGAACAAATGAAGCAGACGCTGCTCGCTGTCGTCTCCCAACGTCTGATCGCAAAATATTGTCCGCTGTGCTCCGGTAAGTGCACGATTCACTGCGCCCACTATCATGTAAACGAAAAGTCGGCTGCCATCTACGAAATATTGGCAGGCAAGGAGCTGCAGAATCATCTGCAGAACAAGGAGGACGGAAAGCGGTTTGTCACACTGAATGATAAATTGCGAAAAGCCTATGCATGTGGATACATTACGGAAAAAAATTACCTGGAGAATCTCGTCTGA
- a CDS encoding YitT family protein, producing the protein MKKNVAGSIFLIAIGTFLFAVGINMFSVANHLGEGGVTGISLLAFYTMDIPVAVTSFFLNAIILVIGFRFLEKSTMSFTLLATLLMSLFLYLTAAWRYPMETIILAPLCSGFLVGTGLGLVMQAGGSTAGTDIIALIFNKYLGWSTSVALVVLDIFVVGPSIFVIGLENVVLTAVHLYVQTKVLDFILEGFNPKKQVLIISDRHQEIADAIDKKIGRGMTFLSGEGYYSKSQKKVILIVVNRQQLMPLNRIVTAIDPKAFFTISEAQSVIGEGFSYLISDEHYQQKINDFIDNQSE; encoded by the coding sequence TTGAAAAAGAACGTTGCTGGTTCGATTTTTTTGATTGCAATCGGAACATTTCTGTTCGCGGTCGGCATCAATATGTTTTCCGTGGCGAACCATCTTGGCGAAGGCGGTGTGACCGGCATTAGTTTGTTGGCCTTCTATACGATGGATATTCCTGTAGCCGTCACGAGTTTCTTCCTGAACGCTATCATCCTGGTCATCGGATTCCGCTTTTTGGAAAAATCGACTATGAGTTTCACGCTTCTGGCTACATTGTTGATGTCGTTGTTTCTGTATCTTACGGCTGCTTGGCGCTATCCGATGGAAACAATCATTCTGGCGCCGCTTTGCTCCGGATTTTTGGTCGGCACAGGCTTGGGCCTCGTGATGCAGGCAGGCGGTTCCACGGCCGGGACCGATATCATCGCCTTGATTTTCAATAAATATCTCGGTTGGAGCACCAGTGTCGCACTGGTTGTGTTGGACATTTTCGTGGTCGGTCCTTCCATCTTTGTCATCGGGTTGGAGAATGTCGTCTTGACTGCCGTGCATCTTTATGTGCAAACGAAGGTGCTGGATTTCATCCTGGAAGGGTTCAATCCGAAGAAACAAGTGCTGATCATCTCGGATCGGCATCAGGAAATCGCTGATGCGATCGATAAAAAAATCGGCCGCGGAATGACTTTTTTGTCAGGTGAAGGCTACTACTCCAAAAGTCAGAAGAAGGTGATCCTGATCGTCGTCAACAGGCAGCAATTGATGCCGCTCAACCGGATTGTGACGGCCATCGATCCGAAAGCTTTCTTCACCATCAGCGAAGCCCAAAGCGTCATCGGCGAAGGTTTTTCTTATTTGATTTCGGATGAGCACTACCAACAAAAAATCAACGATTTCATCGACAATCAGTCGGAATGA
- a CDS encoding DJ-1/PfpI family protein, producing the protein MAKLIFVIAPEDFRDEELFMTQEEVAKCGHEMWIASHKTGTCMGVHGGIAQSDLLVEDVDTNSFDGVVFIGGKGSRIFFNDPHAWMLAQAMNGQGKMVAAICIAPVILANAGLLKKKNATVFESEIATIEAKGAVYSESAVTVDGNIITASGPHQAEQFGMEICKFLAG; encoded by the coding sequence ATGGCAAAATTAATATTTGTGATTGCACCTGAAGACTTCCGCGATGAAGAATTATTCATGACCCAGGAAGAAGTTGCTAAATGCGGACATGAGATGTGGATCGCCAGCCACAAGACCGGTACCTGCATGGGTGTGCATGGCGGAATTGCGCAGTCGGATCTTTTGGTTGAGGATGTCGACACGAACAGTTTTGATGGTGTGGTGTTCATCGGGGGGAAGGGAAGCCGCATTTTCTTCAACGACCCGCATGCCTGGATGCTGGCCCAGGCGATGAACGGGCAGGGCAAAATGGTTGCTGCAATCTGCATCGCGCCGGTCATCTTAGCGAATGCGGGTTTATTGAAGAAGAAAAATGCGACTGTTTTCGAATCCGAGATTGCAACTATCGAAGCCAAGGGGGCAGTTTATTCTGAGTCCGCTGTGACAGTCGACGGCAATATCATCACTGCCAGCGGCCCGCATCAAGCGGAACAGTTCGGGATGGAAATTTGCAAGTTTTTGGCGGGATAA
- a CDS encoding YebC/PmpR family DNA-binding transcriptional regulator produces MSGHSKWSKIKGAKGAADQKRGKIFQRLSKEIYMAAKNSGPDPSSNPSLRLMIDKAKAANMPNDNITRAIKKATSAGEGENYEEITYEGYGPNGVAVLVHALTDNRNRTATNIRVAFNKNGGSLGESGSVSYMFDRKGYIAIEREDLDVDEDTMLMSVLEAGGEELQTSDEVFEIYTDPADFDAVCEALKAEGYVLAEAEVTMVPQTLSSIAPDKEAQFRTMLEKLEDDDDVSEVFHNADLDDQE; encoded by the coding sequence ACATTCAAAATGGAGTAAAATCAAAGGCGCAAAAGGCGCTGCGGATCAAAAACGAGGTAAAATTTTCCAGAGATTATCGAAAGAGATTTATATGGCTGCAAAAAACAGCGGTCCGGATCCCTCATCTAACCCGAGCCTGCGCTTGATGATCGATAAAGCGAAAGCAGCGAATATGCCGAACGACAACATCACCCGTGCCATCAAAAAAGCAACATCTGCTGGAGAAGGCGAAAACTACGAAGAAATCACTTATGAAGGATACGGCCCGAACGGTGTGGCTGTTTTGGTCCATGCATTGACCGACAACCGCAACCGTACCGCCACAAACATCCGGGTCGCTTTCAACAAAAACGGAGGATCTTTGGGTGAATCCGGTTCTGTAAGCTACATGTTCGACCGCAAAGGCTACATCGCAATCGAGCGTGAAGACTTGGATGTGGATGAAGACACAATGTTGATGAGCGTGTTGGAAGCCGGTGGGGAAGAGCTGCAGACGAGCGACGAAGTATTCGAAATCTACACGGATCCTGCCGATTTTGATGCAGTTTGCGAAGCTTTGAAGGCGGAAGGCTACGTGCTGGCCGAAGCAGAAGTCACGATGGTTCCGCAAACTTTGTCGTCTATCGCACCTGACAAGGAAGCGCAATTCAGAACGATGCTGGAAAAACTGGAAGACGATGATGACGTCTCCGAAGTATTCCACAACGCTGATCTGGACGACCAAGAATAA